The following are encoded together in the Streptomyces tsukubensis genome:
- the ptsP gene encoding phosphoenolpyruvate--protein phosphotransferase: protein METTLRGVGVSHGVAIGEVRHMGTAVLEPPAKQIPADEAEREQGRARQAVEAVAADLMARGNLAGGEAQAVLEAQAMMAQDPELMADVERRITVGSTAERGVYDAFASYRALLAGAGEYLAGRVADLDDVRNRIVARLLGVPMPGVPDSDEPYVLIARDLAPADTALLDPALVLGFVTEEGGPTSHSAILARALGVPAVVALPGAGELAEGTVVAVDGSSGEVFVEPSVDKRARLEAAAAERRAALAASSGPGRTSDGHAVPLLANIGGPADVPAAVEAGAEGVGLFRTEFLFLDNSEQAPSEAKQVEAYRTVLEAFPQGRVVVRVLDAGADKPLEFLTPADEPNPALGVRGLRSLLDHPEVLRTQLSALAKAAEGLPVHLEVMAPMVADRADALAFADACREVGLSAKFGAMVEIPSAALRARSILQEVEFLSLGTNDLAQYTFAADRQVGAVSRLQDPWQPALLDLVALAAEAARTEGKSCGVCGEAASDPLLACVLTGLGVTSLSMGAASLPYVRSTLAKYTLAQCERAAVAARATDTAEEARSAARGVLSGE from the coding sequence ATGGAGACAACACTGCGAGGCGTAGGGGTCAGCCACGGTGTGGCGATCGGCGAGGTTCGGCACATGGGTACCGCGGTGCTGGAGCCCCCGGCCAAGCAGATTCCGGCCGATGAGGCGGAGCGGGAGCAGGGGCGCGCCAGGCAGGCCGTGGAAGCGGTGGCGGCCGATCTGATGGCGCGGGGCAATCTGGCCGGCGGTGAGGCACAGGCGGTGCTCGAAGCGCAGGCCATGATGGCTCAGGACCCCGAGCTGATGGCCGATGTCGAGCGCCGTATCACGGTCGGGAGCACCGCCGAGCGCGGTGTGTATGACGCGTTCGCCTCCTATCGGGCCCTGCTCGCCGGCGCCGGGGAGTACCTGGCGGGCCGGGTCGCCGACCTCGACGATGTGCGGAATCGTATCGTCGCCCGGCTGCTGGGCGTTCCGATGCCCGGTGTGCCCGACAGCGACGAGCCGTACGTACTGATCGCCCGTGATCTCGCCCCCGCTGATACGGCGTTGCTCGACCCGGCGTTGGTACTCGGTTTCGTGACCGAGGAGGGCGGGCCCACCAGCCACAGCGCGATCCTGGCCCGTGCGCTCGGTGTACCCGCCGTGGTGGCGCTGCCCGGCGCGGGTGAGCTCGCCGAGGGCACTGTCGTGGCCGTGGACGGCAGTTCGGGTGAGGTGTTCGTCGAGCCGAGCGTCGACAAGCGCGCGCGTCTGGAGGCCGCCGCGGCGGAGCGTCGGGCCGCGCTGGCCGCCTCCAGTGGCCCCGGTCGTACTTCTGACGGTCACGCGGTGCCGCTGCTGGCCAACATCGGTGGTCCCGCCGATGTGCCTGCCGCGGTCGAGGCGGGCGCCGAGGGTGTCGGTCTTTTCCGCACCGAGTTCCTCTTCCTCGACAACAGCGAGCAGGCTCCGTCGGAGGCGAAGCAGGTCGAGGCCTACCGGACAGTCCTCGAAGCCTTCCCCCAGGGGCGCGTCGTCGTACGCGTGCTGGACGCGGGCGCGGACAAGCCGCTGGAGTTCCTCACCCCGGCCGACGAGCCCAACCCCGCGCTCGGTGTGCGCGGGCTGCGCTCGCTGCTCGACCACCCTGAGGTGCTGCGGACGCAGCTCTCGGCGCTCGCCAAGGCCGCCGAGGGCCTGCCCGTCCACCTTGAGGTCATGGCCCCGATGGTGGCCGACCGTGCGGACGCGCTCGCCTTCGCGGACGCCTGTAGGGAGGTGGGGCTGAGCGCGAAGTTCGGCGCGATGGTGGAGATCCCCTCTGCCGCGCTGCGGGCTCGGTCGATTCTCCAGGAGGTCGAGTTCCTTTCGCTCGGCACCAACGACCTGGCGCAGTACACCTTCGCCGCGGACCGCCAGGTCGGTGCGGTGTCGCGGCTCCAGGACCCGTGGCAGCCCGCGCTGCTCGACCTGGTGGCGCTGGCCGCCGAGGCCGCCAGGACCGAGGGGAAGAGCTGCGGGGTGTGCGGCGAGGCGGCTTCCGATCCGCTGCTCGCCTGTGTGCTGACCGGTCTGGGTGTCACCTCGCTTTCGATGGGGGCGGCTTCGCTGCCCTACGTACGGTCGACGCTGGCCAAGTACACGCTGGCTCAGTGCGAGCGTGCCGCCGTCGCCGCGCGCGCCACGGACACGGCCGAGGAGGCTCGTTCCGCCGCGCGGGGCGTGCTGTCCGGCGAGTGA
- a CDS encoding PTS sugar transporter subunit IIA, which yields MTDVTSPLAGRAIGLSAVPDPVFSGAMVGPGTAIDPVREPSEAVSPVDGIVVSLHPHAFVVVDDQGHGVLTHLGIDTVQLNGEGFELLVNKGDTVRRGQAVVRWNPAAVEASGKSPVCPVVALEATADALSDVVESGDVAAGQTLFGWQ from the coding sequence ATGACCGATGTGACGTCGCCGCTGGCCGGACGCGCCATTGGACTCTCCGCTGTCCCCGACCCGGTTTTCTCCGGCGCCATGGTGGGCCCCGGCACCGCCATCGACCCCGTCCGTGAGCCCTCCGAGGCGGTTTCGCCGGTGGACGGCATCGTAGTCTCCCTCCACCCGCACGCTTTCGTCGTCGTCGACGACCAGGGGCACGGCGTACTGACCCACCTCGGGATCGACACGGTCCAGCTCAACGGTGAGGGCTTCGAGCTGCTGGTGAACAAGGGGGACACCGTGCGGAGGGGTCAGGCGGTCGTCCGCTGGAACCCGGCCGCCGTCGAGGCGTCGGGCAAGTCACCTGTCTGTCCGGTCGTGGCGCTGGAGGCCACCGCCGACGCTCTCTCCGATGTCGTGGAGAGCGGAGACGTCGCAGCCGGTCAGACTCTCTTCGGCTGGCAGTGA
- a CDS encoding MFS transporter has protein sequence MSRQDTEPPATARPIGDSGTAGDSGGDGGGSGRGPGRLIAAFRDAPGGRDGRTMLWVAFADKTGSGLWAGAAALYFTYVTGLSAPRVGILIALSGALGIVGAPLGGVFADRFPLTRVLAATQILRAAAALALLTTDAFLLLLLFSALGSLGDRSSSVLTKLYATRVAGPRRARYQALSRTSMNIGFGVGGLIATGALAAGTDTAYRALLVGDAVSYLVVVLLVLRCSDISAPGRTVAPADGTPRVDRHRDRPQNPWRDRGYLLYTATETVLFVDDAVFKVGLPLWIIHATDAPHGLAPLLLVLNNVLVVAFQLPLARYGATPHTARAVLFPLAAAFASGAGCLALSATSTTWLAVTTLTVAAVAFTAAEMLHATVSWELSVALAPTSAQGAYLGVHGLAAAGQRSLGPLAVTAVVTAGPVGWAVLGAVLATTCLGQHRLVRERLTRTALSVPTVTVSEN, from the coding sequence ATGAGCAGGCAGGACACCGAGCCACCGGCGACGGCACGGCCCATCGGAGACAGCGGCACGGCTGGAGACAGCGGCGGAGACGGAGGAGGAAGCGGCAGAGGTCCTGGCCGTCTGATCGCGGCGTTCCGGGACGCCCCCGGCGGGCGCGACGGTCGCACGATGCTGTGGGTCGCCTTCGCCGACAAGACGGGCAGCGGTCTCTGGGCGGGGGCCGCGGCCCTCTACTTCACCTACGTGACCGGGCTCTCCGCACCCCGGGTCGGCATCCTCATCGCACTCTCCGGCGCACTCGGCATCGTGGGGGCCCCGCTCGGCGGTGTGTTCGCCGACCGCTTCCCGCTCACCCGCGTGCTCGCCGCCACCCAGATCCTGCGCGCAGCGGCCGCACTCGCCCTTCTGACGACGGACGCCTTCCTCCTCCTGCTCCTCTTCTCGGCGCTCGGCTCCCTCGGCGACCGTTCATCCAGCGTCCTCACCAAGCTCTACGCCACCCGCGTCGCAGGCCCCCGGCGCGCCCGCTACCAGGCACTGAGCCGCACCAGCATGAACATCGGCTTCGGCGTCGGGGGACTGATCGCCACCGGCGCCCTGGCCGCGGGTACCGACACCGCCTACCGCGCGCTCCTGGTCGGAGACGCCGTGTCCTACCTGGTCGTCGTCCTGCTCGTCCTGCGCTGCTCGGACATCTCGGCCCCTGGGCGCACGGTCGCCCCCGCCGACGGCACCCCCCGCGTGGACCGCCACCGCGACAGGCCGCAGAACCCGTGGCGCGACCGCGGCTACCTCCTCTACACCGCGACGGAGACGGTGCTGTTCGTGGACGACGCGGTCTTCAAGGTCGGTCTCCCGCTGTGGATCATCCACGCCACCGACGCACCCCACGGCCTCGCGCCGCTACTGCTGGTACTCAACAACGTCCTGGTCGTCGCCTTCCAGCTGCCGCTCGCCCGCTACGGGGCCACCCCGCACACCGCCCGCGCGGTACTCTTTCCGCTCGCCGCCGCCTTCGCATCGGGCGCGGGCTGCCTGGCCCTCTCCGCGACGAGCACCACCTGGCTCGCCGTCACCACCCTCACCGTCGCGGCCGTCGCCTTCACCGCGGCCGAGATGCTGCACGCCACGGTCTCCTGGGAACTCTCCGTCGCCCTCGCCCCCACCTCCGCGCAGGGTGCCTACCTCGGCGTCCACGGGCTGGCCGCCGCGGGCCAGCGCAGCCTCGGCCCCCTCGCGGTCACCGCGGTCGTCACCGCGGGCCCTGTCGGCTGGGCCGTCCTCGGCGCGGTCCTCGCCACCACCTGCCTCGGACAGCACCGACTCGTCCGCGAGCGGCTCACTCGGACGGCGCTGTCAGTGCCGACGGTTACGGTGAGTGAGAATTGA
- a CDS encoding GntR family transcriptional regulator, with amino-acid sequence MATQYGITGGTAREISASVERAVSGGELTPGAALPPVRGLAERLGVSAGTVAAAYKELRVRGVVVTQGRGGTTVARAPAVGARRPPRVPEGVRDLAGGHPDPEFLPVLVPPEGVAPVHGSHRAAPRLPELATLSLEWFRADGVPAEEVTFAHGALDCVARLLSVELRPGDSVAVEDPGFHHLLDLVGALGLRAVPVAVDDKGLSPGALRTALSGGARAVLCSPRAQNPYGGCFSAQRRDELLAVLADFPAVLVIEDDHNADVSGAPSYPLAGGGPPRWAQVRTVSKHLGVDLRWAALACDPTTLARHDGRMLLTSGWVSHVLQETVARLFTDAATRALVRSAQDAYRVRRAALGEALRERGIVSHFASGMNVWVPVRDESAVVNGLRSHGWWVAAGARFRVASPPAVRITVADLKPADGLRLASDFAGVLGESETTYGG; translated from the coding sequence GTGGCGACACAATATGGGATCACGGGTGGTACAGCCAGGGAGATTTCCGCATCCGTCGAACGGGCGGTGAGCGGAGGCGAGTTGACGCCTGGGGCCGCACTGCCGCCGGTGCGCGGGCTCGCGGAGCGGCTCGGGGTGAGTGCGGGGACCGTGGCCGCCGCCTACAAGGAGCTGCGGGTGCGCGGAGTCGTCGTGACTCAGGGCCGGGGCGGCACAACGGTGGCGCGGGCCCCCGCGGTGGGCGCACGTCGGCCGCCGAGGGTGCCCGAGGGGGTGCGCGACCTCGCGGGCGGCCACCCCGACCCGGAGTTCCTGCCCGTGCTGGTACCCCCCGAGGGGGTGGCCCCCGTCCACGGCTCCCACCGGGCCGCGCCCAGACTCCCCGAACTCGCCACACTGTCCCTGGAGTGGTTCCGCGCGGACGGGGTCCCCGCCGAGGAGGTGACCTTCGCGCACGGCGCGCTCGACTGCGTGGCGCGGTTGCTCTCCGTGGAGCTGAGGCCCGGTGACTCCGTGGCCGTGGAGGATCCCGGATTTCACCATCTGCTTGATCTGGTGGGCGCGTTGGGGCTTCGGGCGGTGCCTGTGGCCGTGGACGACAAGGGGCTTTCGCCGGGGGCGCTGCGGACCGCGCTGAGCGGTGGGGCGCGGGCCGTCCTGTGCAGTCCCCGGGCGCAGAACCCGTACGGCGGGTGTTTCTCGGCTCAGCGGCGGGACGAGTTGCTCGCCGTACTCGCCGACTTCCCCGCGGTGCTGGTCATCGAGGACGATCACAACGCCGATGTGTCGGGGGCACCTTCATATCCGCTGGCGGGTGGTGGTCCGCCACGCTGGGCCCAGGTGCGCACGGTCTCCAAACACCTCGGAGTGGACCTGCGGTGGGCGGCGCTCGCCTGCGACCCCACGACGCTGGCCAGACACGACGGTCGGATGCTGCTCACCTCCGGGTGGGTGAGTCATGTGCTTCAGGAGACGGTGGCGCGGCTTTTCACGGACGCGGCCACCCGCGCTCTGGTGCGGTCGGCGCAGGACGCGTACCGCGTGCGCAGGGCAGCTCTGGGCGAGGCTCTGCGGGAGCGCGGGATCGTCTCGCACTTCGCGAGCGGGATGAATGTGTGGGTGCCGGTGCGCGACGAGTCCGCCGTGGTCAACGGGTTGCGCTCACATGGCTGGTGGGTGGCGGCCGGGGCGAGGTTCCGCGTCGCCTCACCGCCTGCCGTACGTATCACGGTGGCCGATCTGAAACCGGCCGACGGGCTCCGGCTCGCCTCGGACTTCGCCGGGGTGCTGGGCGAGTCCGAGACGACGTACGGAGGGTGA
- a CDS encoding SAM-dependent methyltransferase codes for MTAEIPKPVVDTSKPHPARVYDWLLGGKDNYPVDWEVGEKLPPEAKDGARQNRQFMNRAVAHLAESGVDQFLDIGTGIPTRPNLHQIVQERNPAARVVYTDNDPIVLRHAEALLVSTPQGVTDYIQGDVRDLAAVLGHARDILDFKRPVAVSLIALMHFIADDQDPYGIVSTLVDALPSGSYLVMSHASSDLFPELSDQVVAEYAKGGITLGFRTRAEVAKFFDGLDLIEPGLVTTTEWYRGSPAPEPESSGVYAAVGRVR; via the coding sequence GTGACGGCAGAGATACCCAAGCCGGTGGTCGACACCAGCAAGCCGCATCCCGCACGTGTCTACGACTGGCTGCTGGGCGGCAAGGACAACTACCCCGTGGACTGGGAAGTGGGGGAGAAGCTTCCTCCCGAGGCCAAGGACGGTGCGCGGCAGAACCGCCAGTTCATGAACCGGGCGGTCGCCCACCTCGCGGAGAGCGGCGTCGACCAGTTCCTCGACATCGGTACGGGTATCCCCACCCGGCCGAACCTGCACCAGATCGTCCAGGAGCGGAACCCCGCGGCGCGGGTCGTCTACACGGACAACGACCCGATCGTGCTGCGTCACGCCGAGGCCCTGCTGGTCAGCACCCCCCAGGGCGTCACCGACTACATCCAGGGCGATGTGCGCGACCTCGCGGCCGTCCTCGGCCACGCCCGCGACATACTGGACTTCAAGCGGCCCGTCGCCGTATCGCTGATCGCCCTGATGCACTTCATCGCCGACGACCAGGACCCCTACGGGATCGTCTCCACCCTCGTGGACGCCCTGCCCTCCGGCAGCTATCTGGTGATGTCCCACGCCTCGTCCGACCTCTTCCCCGAACTCTCGGACCAGGTCGTCGCCGAATACGCGAAGGGCGGCATCACCCTCGGCTTCCGTACCAGGGCAGAGGTGGCCAAGTTCTTCGACGGCCTCGACCTGATCGAACCGGGCCTGGTGACCACGACCGAGTGGTACCGGGGCTCACCCGCCCCGGAACCGGAGAGCAGCGGGGTCTACGCGGCGGTGGGACGCGTCCGCTGA